A portion of the Glycine max cultivar Williams 82 chromosome 10, Glycine_max_v4.0, whole genome shotgun sequence genome contains these proteins:
- the LOC100792991 gene encoding ABC transporter G family member 21 gives MMPPEQETTNIAPKVPAITTRQETSSIHHDSEGSNTNKIKPSLELDDNCIPAQQQTQPTPPPPTTSRFSVLHQSLRPITLKFEDVSYTITFESQKKKGCVLRKESKLRRKVLTGVTGVVNPGELTAMLGPSGSGKTTLLTALAGRLAGKVSGTITYNGQTDPTFVKRKVGFVPQDDVHYPHLTVLETLTYAALLRLPKSLSREEKKEHAEMVIAELGLTRCRNSPVGGCMALFRGISGGERKRVSIGQEMLVNPSLLFVDEPTSGLDSTTAQLIVSVLHGLARAGRTVVATIHQPSSRLYRMFDKVIVLSDGHPIYSGHAGRVMDYLGSVGYVPAFNFMNPADFLLDLANGVVADVKHDDQIDHHEDQASVKQSLISSFKKNLYPALKEDIHQNNSHPSAFTSGTPRRSDNQWTSSWWEQFRVLLKRGLQERRHESFSGLRIFQVLSVSILSGLLWWHSDPAHVQDQVGLLFFFSIFWGFFPLFNAIFAFPLERPMLIKERSSGMYKLSSYYVARMVGDLPMELVLPTIFVTISYWMGGLKPSLVTFVLTLLIMLFNVLVSQGIGLALGAILMDVKQATTLASVTMLVFLLAGGYYIQQMPAFIAWLKYISFSHYCYKLLVGVQYSVNEVYECGPGLHCRVRDFPAIKCMGLDDTMWGDVAALTVMLIGYRVVAYLALRMGQPH, from the exons ATGATGCCCCCTGAGCAAGAAACCACTAATATTGCACCAAAAGTTCCAGCCATCACAACCCGACAAGAGACCAGCTCGATCCACCATGATTCAGAGGGTTCAAACACTAACAAAATCAAACCAAGTTTAGAATTGGATGATAATTGCATTCCTGCGCAGCAACAGACTCAgccaacaccaccaccaccaacaacatCAAGATTTTCCGTTCTTCACCAATCCTTGCGCCCCATTACCCTCAAA TTTGAAGACGTATCTTACACCATAACCTTCGAAAGCCAAAAGAAGAAGGGTTGCGTCTTACGTAAAGAATCAAAGCTAAGAAGAAAAGTCCTAACCGGAGTAACCGGAGTAGTGAACCCCGGAGAGTTAACGGCAATGCTGGGTCCCTCCGGCAGCGGCAAGACGACCCTCTTGACCGCCCTGGCCGGAAGACTCGCCGGAAAAGTCTCCGGCACCATAACCTACAACGGCCAAACCGACCCCACCTTCGTGAAACGCAAGGTAGGGTTCGTTCCCCAAGACGACGTTCACTACCCTCACCTCACAGTGTTAGAGACTTTAACCTACGCAGCGTTATTGAGACTTCCGAAGAGTTTGAgcagagaagagaagaaggagCACGCGGAGATGGTGATTGCGGAGCTAGGGCTAACACGGTGTCGTAACAGCCCCGTTGGAGGGTGCATGGCTCTGTTCCGTGGCATTTCGGGTGGGGAACGGAAACGGGTCAGTATCGGGCAGGAGATGTTGGTCAACCCGAGTTTATTGTTTGTTGATGAGCCCACCTCGGGTTTGGACTCCACCACGGCCCAACTTATCGTGTCGGTGCTCCATGGACTCGCCCGGGCGGGTCGGACCGTCGTCGCCACCATCCACCAGCCCTCCAGCCGATTGTATAGGATGTTTGATAAGGTCATCGTGTTGTCGGACGGGCACCCAATTTATAGCGGGCATGCGGGTCGGGTCATGGACTATCTCGGATCCGTTGGATATGTCCCAGCTTTCAACTTCATGAACCCGGCAGATTTCCTGCTTGACCTTGCTAATG GCGTAGTTGCTGATGTCAAACATGATGATCAAATAGACCACCATGAGGATCAAGCTTCAGTCAAACAGTCCCTAATTTCATCGTTTAAGAAGAACTTATATCCTGCTCTTAAAGAAGACATTCACCAAAATAACAGTCATCCGTCAGCTTTTACATCAGGAACACCTAGAC GCTCTGATAACCAATGGACCTCTAGCTGGTGGGAGCAATTCAGGGTGCTTCTTAAGAGGGGTTTACAAGAGAGGAGGCATGAATCTTTTTCTGGCTTAAGGATTTTCCAAGTCTTGTCTGTATCCATTCTCTCAGGACTTCTGTGGTGGCACTCTGATCCTGCCCATGTACAAGATCAG GTGGgactccttttcttcttctccatcttttGGGGATTCTTCCCTCTCTTCAATGCCATCTTTGCCTTCCCTCTGGAGAGGCCAATGTTAATAAAAGAAAGATCATCAGGGATGTACAAACTCTCCTCATACTATGTTGCTAGGATGGTGGGAGATTTACCAATGGAGCTAGTGCTTCCTACCATCTTTGTAACTATCTCCTACTGGATGGGTGGTCTCAAGCCTTCATTGGTCACATTTGTGCTAACCCTCTTGATCATGCTTTTCAATGTTTTAGTCTCTCAAGGCATAGGCCTAGCACTTGGGGCCATTCTCATGGATGTGAAGCAGGCCACAACACTAGCTTCAGTGACCATGTTGGTGTTTCTCTTGGCTGGTGGCTACTACATTCAGCAAATGCCGGCTTTTATAGCTTGGTTGAAGTACATTTCTTTCAGCCACTACTGCTATAAGCTACTAGTAGGAGTACAGTATTCAGTAAATGAGGTATACGAATGTGGACCAGGGTTGCATTGTAGGGTAAGAGATTTTCCTGCCATAAAGTGTATGGGGCTTGATGATACTATGTGGGGAGATGTGGCTGCATTGACTGTAATGTTGATTGGATACAGAGTTGTGGCATATCTAGCCTTGAGGATGGGGCAGCCTCACTGA